The Hypanus sabinus isolate sHypSab1 unplaced genomic scaffold, sHypSab1.hap1 scaffold_47, whole genome shotgun sequence genomic interval cccttgtttcgatccttcaGTTTTCCCTAgttcgtctccgtctgactctgagtgtctgtgtcctcggttaaaactaaacaagctgcgagtgatgtaaacaagctgcaagtcagactgatccaccttcttaatctcttgatctctcttaaaatgacagtccacagcaaacgaaacccagggattcataactatggccactccccattgtgaactgactggtgagccAGTAGTTGggacgactgagtgaatcccttcccacagactgagcaagtgaacggcttctccccagtgtgaattcgctggtgtgcctgtagggtggaagattgagtgaatctcttcccacattctgagcaggtgaagggcttctccccagtgtgaactcgctgatgtctctgcaggtgggatgactgagtgaatcccttcccacattctgagcaggtgaacggcttctccccagtgtgaactcgatgatgtaCCAGTAGGCAGGATGAAtccgtgaatcccttcccacattctgagcaggtgaacgacttctccccagtgtgaactcgctgatgtttctgCCGGATGGATGAATCAgagaatccctttccacagactgagcaggtgaacggcttctccccagtgtgaactcgctgatgaaccttcagatgggatgactgagtgaatcccttcccacattctgagcaggtgaagggcctctcccctgtgtgaactcgctgatgactcagtaggctggatgactgagtaaatcccttcccacattctgagcaggggaatggcctctccccagtgtgaactggccGATGATTCTGTAGGTTGCATAAGTGAGTGaagctcttcccacattctgagcaggtgaacggcttctccctagtgtgaactcgctggtgtctctgcaggtgggatgactgactgaatcccttcccacattctgagcaggtgaatggcttctccccagtgtggactcgctgatgattctgtaggttggataactcagtgaatctcttcccacattctgagcaggcgaacggcttctccccagtgtgaactcgctgatgactcagcagGTGGGATGATttaatgaatctcttcccacagaatgagcaggtgaatggccgctccctggtgtgaactcgctggtgagccattaagtcagatgactgagtgaatcttttcccagaaattcagcagatgaccagcctctgcctggtgtgaactgactggtgtgtccacaggtgggaatactgagtgaatcctttgtcacccacagaacaggtgaatggccttgcccagtgtgaacttgttaatgtaccttcagttgagatgaccgagtgaatccattcccactgtctgagaaggtgaacggcctttctcctgtgtaaaatgacgggtgTGCCAGTTGGTCAgttaaccgagtgaatccctccccacagtctgaacaggaagatggttggttgaatcccttgctccacttcttaaatatatagacagagacaacaaaactggcgtGTCATGTTTTtgcttcctggagacaaattccttcttgtttttaacctgtaaaaagatttgcaAAATCCATCAATGCGTTTAGGACAATACTTCCGTTgaaattacttgagttgccaaggtttgatctggtatcacactgttacaatgAGGTTCAACTTAAGTCTGTTAAAAAGGATTtggagtgaatttttgtattatttcaggttcttgtcacagtcatagaaaattacaacatAGACACAGGTACTTTGGGCCATCCAGTttatgctgaactatttaaattgcccaTTCCCATACCCTTACCATTCAGGTTtctacacaaacctcttaaatgttgaaatggatctcgcatgcaccacttgtgctagctgctcattccacacccggatgactgtctgtgtgaagaagtttcccctcatgttccccttaacatttcacctttcacccttaacccatggcctctgattgtagtcccacccaatctcagtggagaaagccagcttgcattaacactatctatgcccctctatcacaatcaaatctcacctcaatcttctacattccaaggaataaagtctggacctgtttaatctttccttataacccaagtcctacAGACCTAGCAACtttattgtgaattttctctgaactctctgaacctcttttacagctttcctgtaggcaggtgaccaaaactgcacacaatactctaaattaggcctcaccaatgattTCAACAAGTGTACATAAAATCCATCTATTGTTGTCagtactttgattcatgaaggccattgggctgaaatctttttttccgtctctatctaactgtgataccaaTTTCAGTTAATtaaggacctgtattcccaggtccctttcttctacaacactcctccgtgcccgaccagtaactgtgaaagacctcccttggtaggtcctaccaacatgcaacacctcacacttgtctgcattgaattctgTTTTCCATTTCTCAAGCCATATTTCCACCTGGTCCAGttcgcactgcaagccatgatagtcttctcgCAGTCCACTGAATCCCCAGTCTCGGtttcatccgcaaatttgctgatccataaCCATCTTattatccagattactgatacagatgacaaacaacaacagatccagcactgatccctgtggcaaccactagtcacaggcctccagtcagagaggcaaccatctgctaccacactctggcttctctcaaGGACAGTGTCTCATctaatttactgtctcatcttgaatgctgagtgactgaaacttcttgaccaacctcccatatgagactttgtcaagtgccttgctaaagtccatgtagacaacatctgctgCTTTGCATTCATCCACTtacctgataacttcctcgagagactcgaTAAGTTTGGCTAGAGCGATGCTGTCTATACTTTATCagtccacacctatccaaatacttacagtatatatctggttcctgcaccaacattccaataactttcccagttctgatgtcacGCTCACCAAcatataatttcctagtttatttttacagcctttcttgaacagcagaacaacactgtctgtcctccaatcctccagtacctcacctgtcactaaggatgatttcaaTATCTGTGCTTAGGCCctgataatttctgcacttgtcttccgcagggtcctagtgaacaacttgtcaggccctggggattgatccacattaatttgcctcaagacagcaaacccctccacctctgtaatctgtacagggtccatgaagttgatgcggctttgcctcaattctatagactctgtgttcgtctcttgagtaaatacggatgcaaaaaaaatctccccaagtctatGTTATCCCtttatatggattaccattctgatcttccagagaattaattttttcccttgcaatctttttactcttaacatatctgcagaatccctgaggattctccttcaccttgtctgctggggcaacctcatgcctttatttctttcataagtgttcacttgaatttcctgtatttcataagtaccccattt includes:
- the LOC132389083 gene encoding zinc finger protein 239-like; its protein translation is MAHQRVHTRERPFTCSFCGKRFIKSSHLLSHQRVHTGEKPFACSECGKRFTELSNLQNHQRVHTGEKPFTCSECGKGFSQSSHLQRHQRVHTREKPFTCSECGKSFTHLCNLQNHRPVHTGERPFPCSECGKGFTQSSSLLSHQRVHTGERPFTCSECGKGFTQSSHLKVHQRVHTGEKPFTCSVCGKGFSDSSIRQKHQRVHTGEKSFTCSECGKGFTDSSCLLVHHRVHTGEKPFTCSECGKGFTQSSHLQRHQRVHTGEKPFTCSECGKRFTQSSTLQAHQRIHTGEKPFTCSVCGKGFTQSSQLLAHQSVHNGEWP